Proteins found in one Pocillopora verrucosa isolate sample1 chromosome 12, ASM3666991v2, whole genome shotgun sequence genomic segment:
- the LOC136277094 gene encoding calmodulin-like: MQMVGLNPTDFQIQTLINEVEYDGDGYMTFSDFIKTMEEYKKPDDKVDLVMAFKVFDCNNKGFIETKELRRALMRLKGITREELLATANLEKDRHIYFEEFSRLLVTLINRDLDIICL, from the exons ATGCAGATGGTGGGACTGAACCCAACTGATTTTCAAATACAAACTCTTATCAATGAAGTGGAATACGATG gTGACGGTTACATGACGTTTTCTGATTTCATTAAAACCATGGAAGAATATAAGAAACCCGACGATAAAGTAGACCTTGTGATGGCATTCAAGGTGTTTGACTGTAATAACAAAGGCTTCATTGAGACGAAAGAGTTGAGAAGAGCTCTCATGAGACTAAAAGGAATTACTAGGGAAGAACTTCTGGCGACTGCAAATCTTGAAAAAGATAGGCACATATACTTTGAAG aattttcaaggCTGTTAGTAACACTAATCAACAGAGACTTGGATATAATTTGCTTGTAA
- the LOC131781938 gene encoding adenosine receptor A2b-like: MDLNISSQDSSCFHLPHPLFDFASERFITNLITAIVNIVTAPLSFIANVLIIIAIFDCPRLQTPSNLFLATLALSDTFVGLTVQPGYITYRLMENQHRSVPCFARLIYSSAFHVCFGVSFMTLTAVSYERFVAVRLRVRYNAMFSTRRALKYALGIWTVNIFLTALEWAKIDKAMRGIHLTLWYLCLLVSTVTQIGVFVAIRRHNRRVNNQLQVDEKLQRQREVKLAKKILTVVVIYFILNFPVLFVTFYHQILGQNIQTYNHYSWTETLAFLNSCSNPIICFWKKREIFRRVKYLLKKLIC, encoded by the coding sequence atggatTTGAATATTTCCTCTCAGGATTCTTCTTGTTTTCATCTTCCTCATCCGTTATTCGATTTCGCCTCTGAGCGATTCATTACAAACTTAATAACAGCCATCGTCAACATCGTTACCGCTCCACTCTCTTTTATTGCCAACGTGCTGATCATCATCGCCATTTTTGACTGTCCCCGTCTACAAACTCCTTCCAATCTATTCCTTGCGACTTTAGCATTGTCAGATACATTTGTCGGCCTGACAGTCCAACCAGGTTATATCACCTACCGGCTTATGGAAAATCAGCATCGTTCAGTTCCTTGTTTTGCAAGACTTATCTACAGTTCTGCATTCCACGTATGTTTTGGTGTTTCTTTCATGACTCTAACCGCTGTGAGCTATGAGCGCTTTGTGGCTGTTCGTCTACGTGTCAGGTACAACGCGATGTTTTCTACGAGACGGGCTCTAAAATATGCTTTGGGGATATGGACGGTCAATATATTCTTGACTGCTCTGGAATGGGCTAAAATAGATAAAGCCATGAGAGGTATTCATCTAACTCTTTGGTATCTTTGCCTTCTCGTCTCAACTGTGACCCAAATTGGCGTTTTCGTGGCCATACGAAGACACAATCGACGAGTTAATAACCAACTTCAAGTGGATGAAAAGCTACAGAGACAAAGAGAAGTGAAGCTGGCGAAAAAGATATTGACTGTGGTtgtaatttactttattttgaacTTTCCCGTTCTATTTGTGACATTTTATCATCAGATATTAGGGCAAAACATTCAAACATACAACCACTACAGCTGGACAGAGACGCTGGCTTTTCTAAACTCCTGCTCAAATCCAATTATATGTTTCtggaaaaagagagagattttTCGAAGAGTCAAATATCTCCTGAAGAAATTAATTTgctaa
- the LOC131792617 gene encoding trace amine-associated receptor 7a-like, which translates to MAENSLSCYQLPDPTFHKVAERYTVNLVTAIINMVTAPLAVISNLLIFAAIVSRLRAPSKILIASLALSDVFVGLAVQPGYVMYRLMENQHRSVPCFVSIVYANAFYICCGVAFMTLAVVSYERLTAVRLQVRYNAVFSSSRILRYMAFIWILNILFTSLQWVVVKQVSRGIHLIAWFICLLVAVVSNIGIILSLRQHSRRVQPASRHPSKRNQCKRRISREVNVTRSISFIVAVYLMFNIPVLFVTIYHQILGRDIKTYNHYSWSETLAFLNSCTNPLVCCWKSREIRQAVKAVLDRIFCK; encoded by the coding sequence ATGGCTGAGAACAGCTTATCTTGTTACCAACTTCCCGATCCTACTTTTCACAAGGTAGCTGAGCGCTATACAGTGAACCTTGTAACAGCTATAATCAATATGGTAACAGCCCCTCTCGCTGTTATCAGCAACCTTTTAATTTTCGCTGCAATCGTTTCTCGACTTAGAGCACCATCAAAAATTTTGATCGCTAGTTTGGCCCTCTCGGATGTCTTTGTTGGGCTTGCAGTTCAGCCGGGTTACGTTATGTACCGACTCATGGAAAATCAGCATCGTTCCGTTCCCTGCTTTGTCAGTATTGTATATGCAAATGCTTTTTACATTTGTTGTGGTGTGGCTTTCATGACATTAGCTGTTGTTAGTTATGAGCGATTGACTGCAGTTCGACTTCAGGTGAGGTACAATGCTGTGTTCTCCTCAAGTCGTATTCTGAGGTATATGGCATTTATCTGGATACTCAACATTCTTTTTACAAGTTTGCAGTGGGTTGTGGTAAAGCAGGTTTCAAGAGGTATACATTTGATAGCTTGGTTCATTTGTCTTCTCGTAGCTGTAGTATCAAACATTGGAATCATTTTGAGTTTACGACAACATTCCCGACGCGTGCAACCCGCCAGTCGTCATCCATCTAAAAGAAACCAGTGCAAGCGAAGAATATCTAGAGAAGTAAACGTAACAAGAAGCATATCATTCATTGTTGCAGTTTACTTGATGTTTAATATACCAGTTTTGTTTGTGACAATTTATCATCAGATATTGGGTAGAGATATCAAGACTTATAACCACTACAGCTGGTCAGAAACTCTTGCTTTTCTCAACTCGTGCACAAATCCATTGGTGTGTTGTTGGAAAAGTCGCGAAATCCGTCAGGCGGTGAAAGCAGTATTAGACAGAATTTTCTGCAAATAG
- the LOC131792616 gene encoding calmodulin, translating to MQMVGLNPTDFQIQTLINEVEYDGDGYMTFSDFIKTMEEYKKPDDKVDLMMAFKVFDCNNKGYIETKELRRAFMRLKGITKQELEELLATANLEKDRHVYFEEFSRLLVPLINRDLDIICL from the exons ATGCAGATGGTGGGACTGAACCCAACTGATTTTCAAATACAAACTCTTATCAATGAAGTGGAATACGATG gtgACGGTTACATGACGTTTTCTGATTTTATTAAAACCATGGAAGAATATAAGAAACCCGACGATAAAGTAGACCTTATGATGGCATTCAAGGTGTTTGACTGTAATAACAAAGGCTACATTGAGACGAAAGAGTTGAGGAGAGCTTTCATGAGACTAAAAGGAATTACTAAACAAGAACTTGAGGAACTTCTGGCGACTGCAAATCTTGAAAAAGATAGGCACGTATACTTTGAAG aattttcaaggCTGTTAGTACCACTAATCAACAGAGACCTGGACATAATTTGCTTGTAA
- the LOC131792614 gene encoding LOW QUALITY PROTEIN: olfactory receptor 1D5-like (The sequence of the model RefSeq protein was modified relative to this genomic sequence to represent the inferred CDS: inserted 2 bases in 1 codon; substituted 1 base at 1 genomic stop codon), producing the protein MQGNQSEHEISCFYLGDSSFHKAHERFKINLVTATINIVTVPVGVVANLLIVTAIFSCLRLRTPSNLLKAFLALSAFISCVFXLGKLFVSLTVQPGYITYRLLENQLRLVPCFVRIMYHLAFFSCFGVSFMTLSAVSYERFVAVRLQVRYNDFFSSTRVVKYVLIVWTLNILLTALKWTAIESAVENIHLVVWSVCLLVSVATLGXTLAKNISILVGVYLILNFPMLFTLIYDHILRLNLQTNNH; encoded by the exons ATGCAGGGCAATCAATCCGAGCACGAAATTTCCTGTTTCTATCTTGGCGACTCATCCTTCCATAAAGCTCATGAACGGTTTAAAATCAACCTTGTTACAGCCACTATTAACATTGTTACAGTTCCAGTCGGCGTTGTTGCAAATTTACTGATTGTCACCGCCATCTTTAGCTGTCTTCGTCTACGAACTCCCTCTAATCTGTTGAAAGCTTTTCTGGCGCTTTCTGcttttatttcttgtgttttctAATTAGGTAAATTGTTCGTATCCCTAACAGTTCAGCCCGGGTATATCACATACAGGCTTTTGGAAAACCAGCTTCGTTTGGTTCCTTGTTTTGTGAGGATTATGTATCATCTGGCTTTTTTCAGTTGCTTTGGAGTGTCTTTTATGACTTTGAGTGCTGTCAGCTATGAGCGCTTCGTAGCTGTTCGACTGCAAGTCAGATACAATGATTTCTTCTCTTCGACACGAGTTGTGAAATATGTTCTGATCGTATGGACCCTGAATATTTTGttaactgctctaaaatggacTGCTATTGAATCCGCAGTCGAAAACATCCATCTCGTGGTATGGTCAGTTTGCCTTCTCGTTTCTGTAGCCACGCTAGG CACGCTCGCAAAAAACATATCTATCCTCGTCGGAGTGTACTTGATTTTAAACTTCCCCATGTTGTTCACTTTAATATATGATCATATATTGAGACTTAACTTACAAACTAACAACCACTAA
- the LOC131792626 gene encoding calmodulin, striated muscle-like isoform X1 — protein sequence MEGLSEEQIQEYKDAFNMFDRDNNGYITTSELNSIMRTLGFNPTEEDLQQMIFTVDYDGDGRLNMEEYIQLMEQQKKPEEKEEDIIQAFRVFDSENKGYIDSSELRELLENMDWKVSADDLKDLITSANLHQDRKISLDEFAWLVEPEGMPVIEDKEDNETHDD from the exons ATG GAGGGGCTGTCTGAAGAGCAAATCCAAG aataTAAAGATGCTTTTAACATGTTCGACCGGGATAATAATGGTTACATTACTACTAGTGAACTGAATTCAATAATGAGAACTTTGGGATTCAATCCAACCGAAGAGGACTTACAACAGATGATTTTCACAGTGGATTACGAcg GTGATGGTAGATTGAATATGGAGGAATACATTCAACTCATGGAACAGCAGAAAAAACCcgaggagaaggaagaagacaTCATTCAAGCTTTTAGAGTTTTTGACTCAGAAAACAAGGGATACATTGACTCATCTGAGCTGAGGGAACTTCTGGAAAATATGGATTGGAAAGTCTCCGCAGACGACCTGAAAGATTTGATAACAAGCGCTAACCTACATCAGGACAGAAAGATCAGTCTGGATG AGTTCGCTTGGCTTGTGGAACCTGAGGGAATGCCAGTTATAGAAGACAAAGAAGACAATGAAACACATGACGATTGA
- the LOC131792622 gene encoding potassium voltage-gated channel subfamily A member 1-like translates to MSSSPVWKMRVKYEPVSGNADELITEKGNRQSSSLSGDTSISSATALTDYEPILAKNQARRAANNNFEDNVPTSGPQRKLKKISRGVFGNTRITINISGSRFETFESTLARVPDSLLGTPSKRAPYYDSTKNEFYFSTDRGVFDSILFYYQSGGNTGGILVKPDGIPDGKFLEEVKFFELGEDAERKLGYNVKSRDISVESLPSRECSSKIRQLFDSSKTKKASPLRKVVDIWTIFITIFFITLLCGKTEYSLREAFVLDQCCDQNKTDTLFRRREIKLFWSFSEKFCISWFTLEYALRAFSATSRVAYLISAQGIFDMLSFFPHLMMLIIQVLASETSTIPLQRVLLFLTFFSLFKLTRYSLGLQVFLKTIQTSLKELMLLLVCVVISLVLFSSVIYYCESTVPATDFTSIPATFWFTIVTMTTVGYGDITPVTVAGKVFSALCAVFGVCCILAIPSTVIVTNFNFFYLKHKEIAKPKKQKRPKSRMTALQKWVTRFRSVSM, encoded by the coding sequence ATGTCATCGAGTCCTGTTTGGAAAATGCGAGTTAAGTATGAGCCTGTGTCTGGGAACGCCGATGAATTAATTACCGAAAAAGGAAATCGTCAAAGTTCAAGCTTAAGTGGTGATACATCCATTTCATCAGCCACAGCTCTGACAGATTATGAACCAATTTTAGCAAAGAACCAAGCAAGACGTGCAGCTAACAACAATTTTGAAGACAATGTCCCCACTAGTGGACCACAGAGAAAACTCAAGAAAATATCCCGAGGTGTTTTTGGCAATACTCGAATTACTATAAATATCTCCGGATCAAGGTTTGAAACCTTCGAAAGCACGCTCGCAAGGGTTCCTGATTCATTGTTGGGAACGCCATCAAAAAGGGCGCCGTATTATGACTCGACAAAGAACGAATTTTACTTCAGCACGGACCGTGGTGTATTTGACAGTATCTTATTCTATTACCAATCTGGCGGAAATACCGGTGGGATTCTTGTGAAACCGGATGGGATACCAGACGGAAAATTTCTCGAGGAGGTCAAGTTTTTTGAATTGGGAGAGGACGCCGAAAGAAAACTGGGATATAACGTGAAAAGTAGAGACATTTCAGTGGAATCATTGCCCAGTAGAGAGTGTTCTTCAAAAATAAGACAGCTGTTCGATTCAAGCAAGACGAAAAAAGCATCCCCTTTGCGTAAAGTTGTAGACATTTGGACCATATTCATAACAATCTTTTTCATCACTTTACTTTGTGGCAAAACAGAATACTCTCTCAGAGAAGCTTTTGTTTTGGACCAATGTTGTGACCAGAACAAAACAGACACTTTATTCCGGCGACGTGAAATCAAACTTTTCTGGTCGTTCAGcgaaaaattttgcatttcGTGGTTTACGCTGGAGTATGCTCTTCGAGCATTCAGTGCAACAAGTAGGGTGGCTTACTTAATTTCAGCTCAAGGTATTTTTGATATGTTATCTTTCTTCCCTCACCTAATGATGCTCATAATCCAAGTTTTAGCGTCAGAAACCTCAACAATTCCTTTGCAACGCGTGCTTCTGTTCCTCACgttcttttcacttttcaagCTGACTCGCTACTCGTTAGGCTTACAAGTGTTCTTGAAAACAATTCAGACAAGCCTTAAAGAACTAATGCTGTTGTTAGTTTGCGTGGTAATCAGCCTGGTACTGTTTTCCTCAGTGATATATTACTGTGAAAGTACTGTCCCAGCTACTGATTTCACAAGTATCCCCGCCACATTTTGGTTCACCATCGTTACCATGACTACGGTGGGATACGGTGACATAACGCCAGTCACAGTGGCGGGAAAAGTTTTCAGTGCGCTGTGTGCAGTATTCGGAGTTTGTTGTATCCTGGCGATACCATCAACAGTCATTGTCACAAATTTCAACTTCTTTTATCTGAAACACAAGGAAATTGCAAAGCCAAAGAAACAGAAACGGCCGAAGAGTAGGATGACCGCTCTGCAAAAATGGGTGACCCGGTTTCGAAGCGTATCAATGTAA